From a region of the Besnoitia besnoiti strain Bb-Ger1 chromosome I, whole genome shotgun sequence genome:
- a CDS encoding kinesin motor domain-containing protein (encoded by transcript BESB_004520), with translation MADSSAPLPEGALPEASTQETQAGRMAGETRADSVDSELVPSGSSRVHVAVRIRGYPPEAPPPPQTVVLRMLNDETLQLSRPAGFSASAAAAAAAAAAGNYLGSAGGGSLGGFRNAGNSHGANPPCYLSSQKEWTQEYTFDRVFGPAATQEEVYLKTTRFLLPRVVHDGVHATVFAYGATGAGKTHTMLGTDQQPGIMRRAVQDVFLLLERLRRQGSAAASNGVCSRSARGLNGRCEACPGCAINQSSTVHVSYLEVYNERIRDLLDPSRVSLEVQEDAGKVRVSNLSEHPVAGADEALALLAQGNKYRCCAATAANSVSSRSHAIFQLTVKNEWLSRTKGIFSKTEAKLSLIDLAGSERASATVNRGHRLQEGCRINQSLLALANCINALHLKQQMERGASVGGSSARDAKGQGACAKPDAAASVISAMSGPVFVNYRNSKLTHLLKSSLEGRCLVVMIANVHFTAAAYAGERRIYTRERPAFTRCSRGLSAQAFHCCRISPNRATTRSSTPIARKNLRVNTGALRGAGLPGAGTPSQDKARLLRLVHEQSQQLKDEQEKSTSLEKSLEESRLENRGLHQELKRKNFQFEKLLRRYQELKRARSMDASPVEARSEAAVGGEVSDAQKDLSREFTQRQANPRLSDKENEVDAQVSLSTPPRRLSVKNGAPTSLPCCRSQTAACQGTQPEANGHGTGKIECFRRKSAATRQQLEDVATVTPLRPRGNRSAGVDAADSGSADSNPQAPPSQSAACLLRPVDGRRRQRLSPYLKDGEAEKSSAEAHADGKPGLVSELASVGASPNSASLRRSLRLASLPERRVYEAYCSCCAAALRGEGGRGSESPVRSPHKESRPDCSQGPASKSDSSGSLQRGAGSASESPPGVSSPMPSWRRERKRDAACCDNDALFASAAPASLSPRAASHGAGASTHDAPDSPAQAPHRFVSTVCCPRRTWSASDGRAAVSLAGRALGDAAGIDAGAESRHDARPAGRTEADRASSERPAPQASTSTGVAREALEARFGGGSTGTLPRRQALGVSRLIRGPGATVAAGRTAGNLPGGRGRLQAPTPVSSRGSSLRSRRAGAGGRVPPASGGLSKRRHKEEALGEATTNVTTQRVGRGDPAAPPAASGEQRGRKSPRFRRVDVRAARAGAKAVTELDARIASEADAKSERAALSCCAGQTAKAKSPRALETRPPLCDFGWHAGERKRRKTRDASQTRGSEVAFVAPAAPGGSPDATSAECRSKRLPGGGAVLLVCASSCARREAPDFGGPSAQSSPMGTASKERDLEAPTTSEVGATREPSVISDTWSLASDSSCSKRLPSQRPAGEADSADQAPPAPVAGSSSSSALWERHPLAGPWLLHLRHRDSGAHAAAAAPRLDLAAGGSGSCRPDIGSSSVPSVCSGNGRSEPSRGLPVAEACARSRRLSGAENSTARASTLLGGAGVAQGTALITLAVDPSVAHRSVGKGRACEASARRQASCEAPRGGSTALSGRRGSYSSLTAARKLCSPSQAAPQTTAQR, from the exons ATGGCAGATTCTTCCGCGCCACTGCCTGAGGGCGCCTTGCCAGAGGCCAGCACGCAGGAAACGCAGGCCGGACGCATGgctggcgagacgcgcgccgatAGCGTGGACTCTGAGCTTGTCCCCTCTGGATCGTCTCGCGTGCATGTCGCCG TTCGCATTCGAGGCTATCCTCcagaggcgcctccgccgccgcagaccgtCGTCCTTCGCATGCTGAACGACGAGACGCTCCAACTCAGCAGGCCTGCGGGCTTCTCAGCgagtgcagctgcagcggccgcagcggctgccgcaggaaATTACCTGGGaagcgctggcggcggcagcttgGGCGGCTTCAGGAACGCAGGCAACTCACACGGCGCAAATCCCCCGTGCTACCTCTCGTCGCAGAAAGAGTGGACTCAGGAGTACACGTTTGACCGGGTCTTTGGCCCCGCGGCGACCCAGGAGGAGGTATACCTGAAAACCACCCGCTTCCTGCTGCCCCGTGTCGTCCACGACGGCGTCCACG CGACGGTGTTCGCGTATGGAGCCACAGGGGCTGGCAAGACCCACACAATGCTGGGCACCGACCAGCAGCCTGGGATCATGAGACGCGCGGTGCAAGACGTCTtcctgctgctggagcggctgcggcgccagggtagcgcagccgcgtcgaACGGAGTCTGCTCCCGGTCCGCCCGCGGGCTGAACGGCCGATGCGAGGCATGCCCCGGGTGCGCCATCAATCAGAGCTCCACCGTCCACGTGTCGTACCTGGAAGTCTACAACGAGCGCATCCGCGACCTCCTCGACCCCAGCAGAGTCTCCCTGGAAGTCCAAGAAGACGCTGGGAAAGTCCGCGTGAGCAATCTGTCGGAGCACCCCGTtgcgggcgcagacgaagccctcgccctcctcgcccaggGCAACAAGTaccgctgctgcgcagctaCCGCCGCGAACTCAGTCAGCAGCCGGTCTCACGCCATCTTCCAG TTGACGGTCAAGAACGAGTGGCTGAGTAGGACGAAGGGGATCTTCTCAAAGACCGAGGCGAAGCTTTCGCTGATCGACTTGGCGGGATCCGAGCGCGCCTCAGCCACAGTGAACCGCGGCCACCGCCTACAGGAAGGATGCCGCATCAACcagtcgctgctggcgctggcgAACTGCATCAACGCCTTGCACCTGAAGCAGCAGatggagcgcggcgcgagcgtaGGCGGAAGTTctgcgagagacgcgaaaggcCAGGGTGCGTGTGCGAagcccgacgcggcggcttccGTGATCTCTGCCATGTCAG GACCGGTATTCGTGAATTACCGAAACAGCAAACTCACGCACCTCCTGAAATCCTCCCTCGAGGGCCGATGCCTCGTCGTGATGATTGCCAACGTCCACTTCACCGCGGCAGCCTACGCGGGTGAGCGCCGAATCTACACTCGCGAGCGGCCGGCCTTTACCCGTTGCTCGCGGGGGCTTTCGGCGCAGGCCTTCCACTGTTGCCGCATTTCTCCGAAC AGAGCAACAACACGCTCAAGTACGCCAATCGCGCGAAAAAACTTGCGCGTCAATACCGGAGCCCTGCGGGGGGCTGGCCTTCCCGGCGCTGGGACTCCGTCACAGGACaaggcgcgcctgctgcgcctcgtccaCGAGCAGTCCCAGCAGCTGAAGGATGAACAAGAGAAGTCCACTTCTCTTGAGAAGTCCCTGGAGGAGTCCCGGCTCGAAAATCGTGGGCTGCACCAGGAGCTGAAGCGAAAAAACTTTCAGTTCGAGAAGCTTCTTCGCCGGTACCAGGAGTTGAAACGGGCAAGAAGCATGGACGCGAGTCCGGTTGAAGCCCGCTCAGAGgctgccgtcggcggcgaagtgagcgacgcgcagaaggaTCTCTCGCGCGAGTTCACGCAGAGACAAGCGAACCCCCGCTTGAGCGACAAGGAGAATGAAGTGGATGCCCAGGTGtctctctccacgccgcctAGGCGCTTGTCAGTCAAAAATGGAGCTCCCACGTCGTTACCGTGTTGCCGctcgcagacggcggcgtgcCAGGGGACACAGCCGGAAGCGAATGGGCACGGCACTGGAAAAATTGAGTGTTTTCGGCGAAAGAGCgctgcgacgcggcagcagctggaggACGTGGCCACGGTCACGCCCCTGCGTCCACGCGGGAACAGGTCGGCAGGGGTCGATGCGGCAGACAGCGGCTCAGCGGACTCGAATCCGCAGGCCCCGCcgtcgcagagcgccgcctgcctgtTGCGGCCAGTGGAcgggcgacgaaggcagcgatTGAGTCCATATTTGAaggacggagaggcggagaagtcgagtgcagaggcgcatgcagacgggAAACCAGGGCTCGTTTCGGAGCTAGCGTCCGTAGGCGCGTCGCCAAACagtgcgtcgctgcggcgatcGCTTCGTCTGGCCTCGCTGCCGGAGCGTCGCGTCTACGAGGCGTACTGCTcgtgctgcgctgcagccttGCGGGGAGAGGGtgggcgaggcagcgaatCCCCAGTCCGCAGTCCCCACAAAGAGTCACGCCCCGACTGCTCGCAGGGGCCCGCCAGCAAAAGCGACTCGAGTGGCTCGCTCCAGCGCGGGGCgggcagcgccagcgagtCTCCCCCCGGCGTCTCATCGCCGATGCCTTCGtggaggagagagcggaagcgcgaTGCCGCGTGCTGCGACAACGACGCCCtcttcgcgagcgccgctccAGCGTCACTCTCTCCGAGGGCGGCTTCACACGGGGCTGGCGCTTCCACACACGACGCGCCTGACAGCCCTGCCCAAGCGCCGCATCGTTTCGTTTCGACAGTTTGTTGTCCGCGGCGGACTTGGTCCGCTTcagacggccgcgcggcggtctCGCTGGCGGGTCGCGCCCTCGGAGATGCCGCCGGAATCGACGCGGGAGCAGAGTCTCGCCACGACGCCAGGCCCGCGGGCCGGACTGAAGCAGACAGGGCGAGTTCGGAGCGACCCGCGCCACAGGCCAGCACGTCAACAGGGGTTGCCCGCGAGGCCCTGGAGGCGAGATTCGGGGGCGGGTCGACCGGCACGCTTCCGCGCCGACAGGCACTCGGGGTGAGTCGCCTCATCAGGGGCCCCGGGGCGACGGTCGCGGCAGGTCGGACCGCCGGAAACCTGCccggggggcgagggcgtcttcaggcgccgacgcccgtgtcgagccgcggctcgagtctgagaagccgcagagCTGGCGCGGGGGGCCGtgtgccgccggcgagcggggGCCTGAGCAAAAGACGCCacaaagaggaggcgctAGGGGAGGCGACAACGAACGTCACGACGCAAAGAgtcggccgcggagaccccGCAGCTCCGCCAGCGGCAAGCGGCGAACAGCGTGGACGGAAGAGCCCCCGGTTTCGAAGAGTGGACGtgcgagctgcgcgtgcaGGTGCGAAAGCCGTCACGGAGCTTGACGCGCGGATCGCTTCAGAGGCGGACGCAAAGAgtgagcgcgcggcgctgtcgtGCTGCGCGGGTCAGACGGCCAAGGCCAAGAGTCCAcgcgcgctggagacgcGACCCCCTCTGTGCGACTTTGGCTGGCACGCGGGAGAACGGAAGCGCCGAAAGACGCGCGATGCCTCGCAGACTCGCGGCAGTGAAGTCGCCTTCGTAgcaccggcggcgcctggcggaaGCCCCGACGCCACTTCTGCTGAGTGCAGAAGCAAGCGGCTGCCAGGCGGTGGAGCTGTTTTGCTGGTGTGTGCGTCTtcatgcgcgcggcgcgaggcgcccgactTTGGGGGGCCGTCTGCGCAGTCGAGTCCAATGGGAACCGCTTCGAAAGAACGCGACCTCGAGGCGCCTACGACTTCGGAGGTCGGTGCAACGCGGGAACCCTCCGTTATCTCAGATACGTGGAGTCTGGCGTCGGACTCGAGCTGTTCAAAGCGTCTGCCGTCGCAGCGACCTGCGGGGGAAGCCGACTCAGCTGACCAGgcaccgcctgcgcctgtggCGGGCAGCTCGTCCTCCAGCGCGCTGTGGGAGCGGCATCCGCTCGCAGGCCCCTGGCTTCTGCATCTGCGCCACCGAGACTCTGgggcgcatgcggccgcagctgccccTCGCCTCGACCTAGCTgcgggaggcagcggcagctgcaggccggACATTggaagcagcagcgtgcCTTCTGTCTGTTCGGGCAACGGCCGCAGCGAACCCTCTCGAGGACTGCCAGTGGCGGAGGCGTGtgcgcgctcgaggcggctCAGCGGGGCGGAAAACTCGACAGCACGAGCGAGCACGCTGCTTGGAGGGGCCGGGGTTGCACAAGGCACTGCGCTGATCACGTTGGCGGTCGATCCGAGCGTCGCCCACCGCAGCGTTGGCAAAGGACGCGCTTGCGAGGCCTCTGCTCGGAGGCAAGcctcctgcgaggcgccccgcggaggaagcaCAGCCTTgagcggacggcgagggagCTACAGCAGCTTGACGGCAGCGCGAAAGCTGTGCAGCCCTTCGCAAGCAGCTCCACAAACCACGGCGCAGAGATAG
- a CDS encoding hypothetical protein (encoded by transcript BESB_004530), which produces MAGPNTCPVEASLQDADSTAGRKRDFPQESDDLPEADSRFPLSPSEPDASSQRRTANELGTLQADSSAAAAAPESEEEKERVPLPASYAYWEDVYERELHLACEDQEEDDEDSSASAEERIDTDNSETDEGDGEEWFAAQSEAIADWLVASLEEVCSGTKLTAGDHPSRAAAYANFPRATNPRTERSLASDLPERGEMPKTHLEIPILDVGCGNGLFLLRLLRRGCCALAGVDYSAAAIQLARRNVGRLLLRKKGQRGRRQRAVRRGDQTETESPEEGGEAPEPCLDSASAAPASDASRSLPHVCLSLVDLRQVQALKAAKTSSAGARAHEASRSECLLGAGARGCAGCGSSSTSREQRNGADRPPDDGVSSPGRPEGLSGDTLAPLEALPQFSVIHDKGTFDVFYLLKTPEVYVQRIAPLLPAAGLLFLTSCNCTRDELEGFFCRSEQGTGLPLFEVVDQLRHKTFKFGGVEGQVVTTLLLARIGT; this is translated from the coding sequence ATGGCAGGCCCCAACACGTGCCCGGTGGAGGCGTCTCTCCAGGACGCAGACTCGACAGCAGGCCGCAAGAGAGACTTCCCGCAGGAAAGCGATGACCTTCCGGAGGCGGACTCGCGttttccgctgtctccttcggaGCCAGATGCCagctcgcagcggcgcaccGCGAACGAGTTAGGCACCCTCCAGGCTgacagctccgccgccgcggcagcaccggagagcgaggaagagaaggagcgcgttcctctccctgcgtcgTACGCGTATTGGGAAGACGTGTATGAACGGGAGCTCCATCTTGCATGCGAGGACCAAGAAGAGGACGATGAAGACAGCAGCGCATCGGCCGAAGAACGCATCGACACAGACAACTCGGAAACTGACGAAGGGGACGGAGAAGAGTGGTTTGCGGCGCAGAGTGAAGCAATTGCCGACTGGCTCGTCGCTTCACTCGAGGAAGTTTGCAGCGGTACGAAGCTGACGGCCGGCGACCACCCCTCACGTGCTGCGGCCTACGCCAACTTCCCTCGAGCCACGAATCCTCGAACCGAAcgctccctcgcctctgACCTCCCCGAACGGGGGGAGATGCCGAAGACGCACCTCGAAATACCTATTCTCGACGTTGGATGCGGCAACGGCTTgtttcttctccgtctccttcgccgcggctgctgcgctctcgccggcgtcgactacagcgcagccgcgatacagctggcgcgccgcaACGTGGGCAGACTCCTGCTGCGAAAGAAAGGGcagcgggggcggaggcagcgggccGTTCGTCGTGGCGACCAAACTGAGACTGAGTCTCctgaggaaggcggagaggcgcccgAGCCTTGCCTTGACTCCGCCTCAGCTGCTCCGGCGTCTGACGCGTCTCGCAGTCTCCCACACGTTTGCTTATCCCTCGTCGATCTGAGGCAGGTgcaggcgctgaaggcgGCCAAAACTTCATCTGCTGGGGCCAGAGCGCACGAGGCATCGAGGAGTGAGTGCCTCTTGGGGGCAGGCGCCCGAGGATGCGCAGGTTGTGGCAGTTCTTCCACCAGCCGTGAGCAACGAAATGGCGCGGACAGACCCCCTGACGACGGCGTGTCCTCACCGGGCAGACCGGAGGGCTTGTCGGGAGACACTCTGGCgccgctcgaggcgctgccacAGTTCTCGGTTATCCACGACAAAGGCACGTTCGACGTCTTTTACTTGCTGAAAACCCCCGAAGTGTATGTGCAGAGAATCGCGCCGCtcctgcctgcggcggggcTCCTCTTCCTCACGTCTTGCAACTGCACGCGTGACGAATTGGAGGGCTTCTTCTGCAGATCTGAGCAAGGCACtggcctccctctcttcgaAGTTGTCGACCAACTTCGCCACAAAACGTTCAAGTTCGGGGGCGTGGAGGGGCAGGTAGTCACGACACTCCTGCTGGCGCGAATAGGTACTTGA